Proteins from one Erysipelothrix larvae genomic window:
- a CDS encoding type IV pilus modification PilV family protein: MKKGFTLIEVVVALALLIIVVAVVSTAFALTGRVNAAANQKITAQQVAVNATEELRYLAINESTDKDSLLVSLSETDLFGTYNVLSAV, translated from the coding sequence ATGAAAAAAGGGTTCACTTTAATCGAAGTTGTAGTTGCTTTAGCTCTATTGATTATTGTAGTTGCGGTCGTGAGTACAGCATTTGCTTTAACTGGTAGAGTTAACGCTGCAGCTAATCAAAAAATAACAGCCCAACAGGTTGCGGTGAACGCAACAGAAGAGCTGAGATATTTAGCAATCAATGAAAGCACTGATAAAGACAGTTTGTTAGTAAGTTTATCAGAAACTGATTTGTTTGGAACTTACAATGTTTTATCGGCGGTCTGA
- a CDS encoding ISL3 family transposase, with the protein MNANATLLSNEKILELFNLEHHQVQKIDIKGQSDALNVYITLQVEEQTCPICESKTSTIKDYSEKKLLHSLVTHIPCYIRYRARRYKCTTCNKCFFEHNPFAYRNMKITQLTVYNVLNDLKSPHETFTTVANRYRLSPTTVSSIFDSHVSVSRQKLPAYLLIDECYAYHSDRSDYVCVLIDAMTKNIVDILPSRKKQDLVAYFSQIPLEERKGVLGIGIDMWYSYRVVAKQFLPNAFISVDRFHVYSDLMKRIDSIRVDTMKKLKPPKNWKQTEDKVKRQEYYKRDQQYYLLKKFNWLLYKNPKATTTVKDKKYNIFDPNVPKQRNKKLGKFLNLYDIIDLILQTSNGLEDAYNMKFLLDQFFNESKAENAHENLNTLIRVMAQSRVASIVDFSRTLGKWKNEIVATFNKVEKCTKVTNKKTGETHYEVSITHINSALIENRNRIIKQIKNNASGYRNWERFRNRVLYVLNEDATYRINPIIKTTYDKGLS; encoded by the coding sequence ATGAACGCTAATGCCACTCTTTTAAGTAACGAAAAAATTCTTGAATTATTTAACTTAGAACACCATCAAGTCCAGAAGATTGATATCAAAGGTCAAAGTGACGCATTGAATGTGTACATTACGCTTCAGGTAGAGGAACAAACATGCCCAATTTGTGAAAGCAAAACATCCACAATCAAAGATTATTCTGAAAAGAAGCTTCTCCACTCACTGGTAACACATATACCCTGTTACATTCGTTACCGTGCACGACGTTATAAATGCACAACGTGTAATAAATGCTTTTTTGAACACAATCCATTTGCGTATCGAAATATGAAGATTACTCAGCTGACCGTATATAATGTCCTGAATGATCTTAAATCGCCACATGAAACGTTTACCACAGTTGCCAATAGATATCGGTTATCTCCCACTACAGTATCATCTATTTTCGATTCCCACGTTTCTGTCTCCAGACAAAAACTACCCGCTTATCTGCTTATTGATGAATGTTATGCGTACCACAGTGATCGCAGTGATTATGTATGCGTTCTTATTGATGCAATGACAAAGAATATCGTAGATATATTACCGTCCCGTAAGAAACAAGACTTAGTCGCGTATTTTAGCCAAATCCCCCTTGAAGAACGCAAAGGAGTCTTAGGTATTGGAATCGACATGTGGTATAGCTATAGAGTCGTCGCAAAACAATTCCTTCCAAACGCGTTTATCAGTGTTGATCGTTTTCATGTTTATAGTGATTTAATGAAACGTATCGACTCTATTAGGGTAGACACTATGAAGAAACTAAAACCTCCTAAGAACTGGAAGCAAACAGAAGATAAAGTCAAAAGACAAGAATATTATAAGCGTGACCAGCAATACTATCTGCTTAAAAAGTTCAACTGGTTACTCTATAAAAACCCCAAAGCAACAACCACAGTTAAAGATAAGAAATACAATATATTTGATCCAAATGTACCGAAACAACGCAATAAGAAATTGGGAAAGTTTCTAAACCTTTACGACATAATAGACCTAATTCTTCAAACGAGCAATGGCCTTGAAGATGCATATAACATGAAGTTCTTACTCGATCAATTCTTCAATGAATCAAAAGCTGAGAATGCACACGAGAATCTGAACACACTCATCAGAGTGATGGCTCAGAGTAGAGTTGCATCAATCGTTGATTTTAGCCGAACTTTAGGAAAGTGGAAAAATGAAATTGTCGCAACTTTCAATAAAGTAGAAAAATGCACAAAGGTCACAAATAAGAAAACAGGAGAAACCCATTATGAAGTTTCCATAACACACATAAACAGTGCGTTGATTGAGAATCGAAATCGCATAATCAAGCAAATAAAAAACAATGCAAGTGGCTATCGTAATTGGGAGCGGTTTAGGAATCGTGTGTTGTATGTGCTTAATGAAGACGCAACATATCGAATTAACCCAATAATTAAAACAACCTATGACAAAGGACTCTCTTAA
- a CDS encoding DUF6431 domain-containing protein: MITVFSNTFNNKQFSQKEYYKFLNSINPKTIPCPCCSKTDTLIRYGYYPKTIITGRLTIVVEIARFFCNQCKRTHAIIPSNLLPYFQLSVPTIEIILTHELDSTLLTDIDESTYIRIKIRFNDYESVRHLSYLERLNYFILSTKRNIYHSAITSPT, encoded by the coding sequence ATGATAACAGTTTTCTCAAACACATTCAATAATAAACAGTTTTCTCAAAAGGAATATTACAAATTTCTCAATTCAATTAATCCAAAAACAATACCTTGTCCGTGCTGTTCAAAAACAGATACACTGATTCGTTATGGATACTATCCGAAAACCATAATTACTGGGCGATTAACCATTGTCGTAGAAATCGCACGTTTCTTTTGTAATCAATGTAAGAGAACTCATGCAATAATACCAAGTAACTTACTTCCCTATTTTCAACTGTCTGTACCCACAATTGAAATAATATTAACCCATGAACTTGATAGCACGCTTTTAACTGATATTGATGAATCAACATATATTCGGATAAAAATACGTTTTAACGATTATGAATCGGTGAGACATTTAAGTTATTTGGAACGATTGAATTACTTCATATTATCCACAAAACGGAATATCTATCATTCCGCCATTACTTCACCAACATGA
- a CDS encoding PulJ/GspJ family protein, which produces MQDRKGFTLIELIIAMLISGIVLTILTTFVIYVLNIQRNQENFLIAQDAVRVAGLKIEKDIRTSSQSIKVSTESNCTTISENDFDVPIIYCLSQNTLTRNGDFVTNNIETFTITQRLSDAIDIYIKGVYEGRAIEYDQKIYLRTAS; this is translated from the coding sequence ATGCAGGATCGTAAAGGATTTACTTTAATTGAATTAATCATTGCAATGCTTATTTCTGGAATTGTCCTCACGATTCTGACAACCTTTGTAATTTATGTTCTGAACATTCAAAGGAATCAAGAGAACTTTCTAATTGCACAAGATGCAGTTCGAGTTGCTGGACTAAAAATAGAAAAAGACATTCGCACATCGTCACAATCAATCAAGGTAAGTACAGAATCAAATTGCACAACGATTAGTGAAAATGATTTTGATGTGCCTATAATCTACTGTTTATCACAAAACACACTAACAAGAAACGGTGATTTTGTTACGAACAATATTGAAACATTTACTATTACGCAAAGATTATCAGATGCAATTGATATTTATATTAAAGGAGTATATGAAGGGAGAGCTATTGAATATGACCAGAAAATCTATCTCAGAACTGCTTCATAG
- a CDS encoding type II secretion system F family protein: protein MPSYKVTMITPNGETITDVLPVDNVNQLLSLVKQRGNYCADYELVESFSKNHFRLKLSALVVFCYQMSAMLNAGVPLIEALKMIQSKTRKPKERNIYSNLYEEVQKGNALSVAMLRQEGVFDPLLISMIQSGEQSGSLGEILETMSRQYDRDKRVKSKLRSASIYPVVLLVVSIAVVVILVVFVLPGITSSFPESAMPALTRVLLGISHFMINRWYVVLMIVLALGGGTYLMIRNKETRLKIDQSILRIPIAGELMKTIYSARVARSFASLYKHGIPALKMIDLTSRVIGNTYLEKQFEQVYVEVSRGELISNSIEAIQEFDSMLPTMIRVGEETGDLEGILSKIANYFDEESEAAMTRLVGLVEPMMIIILGIMVAIIVIAIMQPIFTMYQYVQ, encoded by the coding sequence ATGCCAAGTTATAAAGTCACGATGATTACACCAAATGGTGAAACGATAACGGATGTTTTACCAGTAGACAACGTCAATCAATTATTAAGTCTTGTAAAGCAACGCGGGAATTATTGTGCAGACTATGAACTGGTAGAATCTTTCTCGAAAAATCATTTCAGACTAAAACTCAGCGCTTTAGTTGTATTCTGTTATCAAATGAGTGCCATGCTAAATGCAGGTGTTCCGCTAATTGAAGCTTTAAAAATGATTCAATCAAAAACTAGAAAGCCTAAAGAACGTAATATCTACAGTAATCTCTATGAAGAAGTTCAAAAAGGAAACGCGCTGTCTGTTGCGATGCTAAGACAAGAAGGGGTCTTTGATCCCTTACTCATTAGTATGATTCAATCAGGCGAACAAAGTGGCTCCCTAGGCGAAATCTTAGAAACCATGTCGCGTCAATATGATCGCGATAAACGAGTAAAAAGCAAACTAAGAAGTGCGAGTATTTATCCGGTGGTTCTCTTAGTTGTGTCAATAGCAGTTGTGGTAATACTTGTAGTATTTGTCTTGCCAGGCATCACATCATCTTTCCCAGAATCTGCGATGCCAGCATTAACACGCGTATTATTAGGGATATCACACTTCATGATTAACCGTTGGTATGTTGTATTGATGATTGTTTTAGCACTGGGTGGTGGGACTTATCTAATGATTCGAAATAAAGAAACACGCTTAAAAATAGATCAATCAATCTTGAGAATCCCAATTGCAGGTGAGCTTATGAAAACGATTTACTCAGCACGGGTTGCACGCTCATTTGCATCTTTATATAAGCATGGTATTCCTGCACTCAAAATGATTGATTTAACAAGTCGTGTCATTGGAAATACCTATTTAGAAAAGCAATTTGAACAAGTTTATGTAGAAGTTAGTCGTGGTGAGCTGATTTCAAATTCAATCGAAGCAATTCAAGAGTTTGATTCAATGTTACCTACGATGATTCGTGTCGGTGAAGAAACCGGAGACCTTGAAGGCATTTTGTCTAAGATAGCGAACTACTTTGATGAAGAGTCTGAAGCCGCAATGACACGTCTTGTAGGACTGGTAGAACCAATGATGATTATCATTTTAGGCATTATGGTCGCAATTATCGTAATCGCAATCATGCAACCAATCTTTACCATGTATCAATATGTTCAGTAA
- a CDS encoding prepilin peptidase, giving the protein MNEIYMVFIGILGLVLGSFYGVVIDRLPAKRNIATGRSECDNCHHELGALDLVPIFSFLIQKGRCRYCKTKLSWRYPLLEVLTSLTFLLSFMRFGLTLQTALACALASILIIITFIDIDTMIINDRFHVLIFLLGLIQLFFLEGNLISSLVGTVIVSVPLLIIALITKGMGGGDIKLMASSGFLLGATNIVVAFFIGVIIGGLYGIFALALKSKGLKSEIPFGPYLCFGIFCAYLIGTELVSMYLSLFIR; this is encoded by the coding sequence ATGAATGAAATTTATATGGTTTTTATTGGAATTCTTGGTCTCGTGCTTGGTTCCTTTTATGGCGTTGTGATTGATCGACTTCCAGCAAAGCGAAATATAGCGACTGGAAGGTCAGAATGTGACAACTGTCATCATGAACTGGGAGCACTTGACTTAGTTCCAATTTTTAGTTTTTTGATTCAGAAAGGGCGCTGTCGATACTGCAAGACAAAGTTATCTTGGCGCTATCCGTTGCTTGAGGTTCTTACCTCACTCACCTTTCTATTAAGCTTTATGCGATTTGGATTAACTCTACAGACTGCACTTGCATGTGCCCTTGCGTCAATCCTCATCATCATCACATTCATAGATATCGATACAATGATTATCAATGATCGTTTTCATGTGCTGATTTTCCTTTTGGGACTTATTCAATTGTTCTTTTTAGAAGGTAACTTGATATCCTCACTGGTTGGAACCGTGATCGTCAGTGTTCCACTTCTTATCATTGCCCTAATAACAAAGGGAATGGGTGGTGGTGACATCAAGCTTATGGCCTCCAGTGGTTTTTTGCTTGGTGCAACAAACATTGTGGTTGCCTTCTTCATTGGTGTGATAATCGGTGGATTATATGGTATTTTTGCTTTAGCTTTAAAGTCTAAAGGGTTGAAATCTGAAATACCCTTTGGTCCTTATTTATGCTTTGGAATCTTTTGCGCATATTTGATTGGTACTGAACTTGTGAGCATGTACCTGTCGCTTTTTATTCGTTAG
- a CDS encoding GspE/PulE family protein: MKNLKLGELLVNDHLITQEQLDDALEIQREVHKKLGQIFIEMQLISENELLTVLADKLGFHYSEQPLSLVENGIQDVVSSEFVRANKILPLYIKNGTLYAATNDPLDFATFEDLSMITGLDTRPIVSPLSKIEQGIGVVYSFTDENISEADKLSIQEEQLMQRVDSAPVVKLVNQIISNAQSLNASDIHIEPEEDVTKIRYRIDGILSDQMTLKKELHDLITTRIKIISGMNIAEKRSPQDGAFRIQTDFLRIDIRASSIPTPKGEKIVLRLLGSDRNVQYELSKIDISDTIKDKLRKISQVPNGILLLTGPTGSGKTTTLYSLLHEIATRERSVVTIEDPVEKQFDGITQVQVNPRAGLTFATGLRSIMRQDPDVIMVGEIRDTETATIAIRAAITGHFVLSTLHTNDAIASIARLVDMGVEPFMVASSVKAVLAQRLVRKVCPHCATKEETSPEDRRLLGDPNLTHTMKGGGCERCDHTGYLGRSAVFEIVFVDEVIQDMIASGAKAQEIREYAKTQDSQFLQDDILRLVREGKTTVQEARRILFSID, translated from the coding sequence ATGAAAAATTTAAAACTTGGAGAATTATTAGTAAATGACCATCTCATCACACAAGAACAACTTGATGATGCCTTGGAAATTCAACGTGAAGTCCATAAGAAATTAGGTCAAATATTTATAGAAATGCAATTGATAAGTGAAAATGAGTTGCTAACAGTACTTGCTGACAAACTCGGATTTCATTATTCAGAGCAACCACTCTCACTTGTAGAGAATGGTATACAAGATGTCGTTTCCAGTGAATTTGTTAGAGCCAATAAAATTTTGCCATTATATATCAAAAATGGAACGCTCTACGCTGCGACCAATGATCCCCTTGATTTCGCAACATTTGAAGACTTAAGCATGATAACTGGACTTGACACCCGTCCAATTGTTTCACCCCTTAGCAAGATTGAACAAGGCATTGGGGTTGTCTATTCGTTTACCGATGAGAATATTTCTGAAGCAGATAAACTAAGCATTCAAGAAGAACAACTGATGCAGCGCGTTGATTCAGCACCGGTTGTTAAACTGGTGAACCAAATCATCTCGAATGCTCAATCACTCAATGCATCAGATATACACATTGAACCGGAAGAAGATGTAACGAAAATTCGATACCGCATCGATGGCATTCTCAGTGACCAAATGACATTGAAAAAAGAATTGCATGACTTAATTACTACGCGTATCAAGATCATATCAGGCATGAATATTGCAGAAAAACGATCACCACAAGATGGTGCGTTCAGGATTCAAACCGATTTTCTTAGAATCGATATTCGTGCAAGTTCAATTCCTACCCCCAAAGGTGAAAAGATTGTGCTTCGACTTCTTGGTTCCGATCGTAACGTTCAATATGAATTATCCAAAATTGACATATCCGACACAATTAAGGATAAACTACGAAAAATATCTCAAGTTCCAAATGGAATCTTATTACTAACAGGACCTACAGGAAGTGGTAAAACAACAACCTTGTACTCGCTCCTTCATGAAATCGCAACACGAGAACGCAGTGTAGTGACAATCGAAGATCCTGTTGAAAAACAATTTGATGGCATCACTCAAGTACAAGTTAACCCACGTGCTGGGCTAACCTTTGCTACAGGACTACGCTCTATTATGAGGCAAGACCCGGATGTCATCATGGTCGGAGAAATTAGAGATACAGAAACCGCAACAATTGCCATTCGTGCCGCAATCACAGGGCACTTTGTATTGTCGACATTGCACACAAATGACGCAATTGCATCAATCGCAAGACTTGTTGATATGGGCGTTGAGCCGTTTATGGTTGCATCTTCAGTAAAAGCAGTTCTCGCACAACGTTTGGTACGTAAAGTATGTCCACATTGTGCTACTAAAGAAGAAACATCCCCTGAAGACCGACGATTACTCGGAGATCCAAATCTAACACATACTATGAAAGGAGGTGGTTGCGAGCGATGCGACCACACAGGATACCTTGGACGGTCTGCTGTGTTTGAGATTGTATTTGTCGATGAAGTAATTCAAGACATGATAGCATCTGGCGCAAAAGCTCAGGAAATAAGAGAGTACGCTAAAACGCAAGACAGCCAATTCTTACAAGATGATATTCTTCGTTTAGTAAGAGAAGGCAAAACGACTGTACAAGAAGCACGGCGAATCTTGTTCAGTATCGATTAA
- a CDS encoding prepilin-type N-terminal cleavage/methylation domain-containing protein, with the protein MKLVKNNKNKKGFTLIELIVVIAIIAILALILIPTISGYIARAEHARDEANARNLYTAAILVAETENVDLNATDAGANVYGKAKAYITVPADVTASVTVTNGEITSVTYNDVTFNGSEFTTPTE; encoded by the coding sequence ATGAAATTAGTTAAAAACAACAAAAACAAAAAAGGATTTACATTAATAGAATTAATCGTAGTTATCGCGATTATTGCAATCTTAGCACTCATCTTAATCCCAACCATCTCAGGATACATCGCACGTGCAGAACATGCACGTGATGAAGCAAATGCTCGTAACCTCTATACTGCTGCAATTTTAGTTGCTGAAACAGAAAACGTTGACCTTAATGCAACAGATGCTGGTGCTAATGTGTATGGAAAGGCTAAGGCTTATATTACAGTTCCTGCTGACGTAACAGCATCGGTTACTGTTACCAATGGCGAAATTACAAGTGTAACCTACAATGATGTTACATTTAATGGAAGCGAATTTACAACTCCAACAGAGTAA
- a CDS encoding 6-phosphofructokinase produces MANCLVAQSGGPTSVINATVAGVVKANQLNPIYDTVYGGLHGIEGILQEMFVDLTHMSEDENKVLRQTPSSALGSCRYKLKRENVKDFERLFEVMEKYDIETLFYTGGNDSMDTVYALSEYAQKNGITNRRFVGCPKTVDNDLMVTDHCPGFASAAKFIATTAAQTWLDSTVYTRQDVFILETMGRDAGWLAASACVSGNVDVLVLPEIAFDKEAFLATVKKHIDEKNKCYIVVSEGVRYADGTYLAAGESKNDLFGHAVLGGAGSALREMILEAGISERAKVQDLANAQRSHAVGQSLVDVEESFKLGMSAHMRSADKSFSGKMVGVKRVEGDKYDVEFFATDASNVANHVKNFPTEWALPDFAGISQEAIDYIAPLLVGEPVVLYDERGLPRHVVPYYMR; encoded by the coding sequence ATGGCAAATTGTTTAGTTGCTCAATCTGGTGGACCTACTTCTGTAATCAATGCAACGGTTGCAGGTGTTGTTAAGGCAAACCAATTGAACCCTATTTATGATACAGTTTACGGTGGTTTACACGGTATTGAAGGTATTCTACAAGAAATGTTTGTAGATCTAACACACATGAGTGAGGACGAAAATAAAGTACTTCGTCAAACACCATCAAGTGCATTAGGATCATGCCGTTATAAATTAAAACGTGAAAACGTGAAAGACTTCGAAAGACTCTTTGAAGTTATGGAAAAATACGACATTGAAACATTATTCTACACAGGTGGAAATGACTCAATGGATACAGTATACGCTTTAAGCGAATATGCTCAAAAGAATGGAATCACAAACCGTCGTTTTGTTGGTTGTCCTAAGACTGTCGACAATGACTTAATGGTTACTGATCACTGTCCAGGTTTCGCAAGTGCTGCGAAATTCATCGCAACAACTGCTGCACAAACATGGTTAGATAGCACAGTGTACACACGTCAAGATGTATTTATTCTTGAAACAATGGGTCGCGATGCTGGATGGCTTGCTGCTAGTGCTTGTGTTTCTGGAAATGTTGATGTTCTTGTATTGCCTGAAATCGCATTTGATAAAGAAGCATTCTTAGCAACTGTTAAAAAACACATCGATGAAAAGAACAAGTGCTACATTGTAGTATCAGAAGGTGTTCGTTATGCTGATGGTACTTACTTAGCTGCTGGCGAAAGCAAAAATGACCTCTTTGGTCACGCTGTTTTAGGTGGCGCAGGTTCTGCACTTCGTGAAATGATTTTAGAAGCTGGAATTTCTGAGCGTGCAAAAGTACAAGACTTAGCAAATGCTCAACGTTCACACGCTGTTGGACAATCACTTGTTGATGTTGAAGAATCATTCAAACTTGGTATGTCAGCACATATGCGTTCTGCTGATAAATCATTCTCAGGTAAAATGGTTGGTGTTAAACGTGTTGAAGGTGACAAGTATGATGTTGAGTTCTTTGCAACTGATGCATCAAATGTCGCAAACCATGTTAAAAACTTCCCAACTGAATGGGCACTTCCTGATTTTGCAGGGATTTCTCAAGAAGCAATCGACTACATTGCACCATTATTAGTGGGCGAACCAGTTGTGCTTTATGACGAACGTGGATTACCACGTCACGTAGTTCCTTACTACATGCGTTAA
- the rsmH gene encoding 16S rRNA (cytosine(1402)-N(4))-methyltransferase RsmH, whose protein sequence is MKHYSVLLNESIEALDIKPEGIYVDGTLGRAGHSTKILEKLTTGTLIAFDKDTDALEESKKLLGVKPILIHDSFATIGEHLDELGIDKVDGFLFDLGVSSPQFDDADRGFSYRFDAKLDMRMDQTQTLSAYEVVNEYNEDKLVDILKTYADERYAKGIVKAILKHRPIETTFELVSCVKEAYPSSQLKKGHPAKKTFQAIRMEVNNELKDIENALQDAIKYTKVGGRIAVITFHSIEDRLVKQRFNEVATPPKVNPRIPQIEVSQPKFKWISKQIKPSLKELDENNRSHSAILRVIERTEYDG, encoded by the coding sequence ATGAAGCATTACTCAGTGCTCCTTAATGAATCAATCGAAGCTTTGGATATTAAACCAGAGGGCATTTATGTCGATGGTACATTAGGCAGAGCAGGACACAGTACAAAAATTCTAGAGAAACTTACAACCGGAACACTTATTGCTTTTGATAAAGATACAGATGCACTTGAAGAATCAAAAAAATTACTGGGTGTAAAGCCCATCCTCATTCATGACAGTTTCGCTACAATTGGTGAACACCTTGATGAATTAGGCATTGATAAAGTCGATGGATTTCTCTTTGATTTAGGTGTATCATCCCCACAGTTTGATGATGCCGATCGAGGCTTTAGTTATCGTTTTGATGCAAAGCTTGATATGCGAATGGATCAAACACAAACATTGAGTGCATATGAAGTAGTCAATGAATATAACGAAGATAAACTTGTAGATATTTTAAAAACATATGCAGATGAACGTTATGCGAAAGGGATTGTGAAAGCAATTCTAAAACATAGACCGATAGAAACTACCTTTGAATTAGTCAGTTGTGTTAAGGAAGCCTACCCTTCATCCCAACTAAAAAAAGGACATCCAGCGAAGAAAACATTTCAAGCAATCCGTATGGAAGTCAATAATGAGTTGAAAGATATCGAAAATGCACTCCAGGATGCAATTAAGTACACCAAGGTGGGTGGAAGAATTGCGGTAATCACATTCCATAGCATTGAAGATCGACTCGTAAAACAAAGATTCAATGAAGTGGCAACACCACCAAAAGTAAATCCAAGAATTCCACAAATTGAGGTGAGTCAACCTAAGTTTAAGTGGATTAGTAAACAAATAAAGCCAAGTTTGAAAGAGCTTGATGAAAATAATCGCTCACACAGTGCAATACTGAGAGTCATAGAAAGGACTGAATACGATGGCTAA
- the ftsL gene encoding cell division protein FtsL, translating into MAKIVKVRKKRTLRLGSVAALTLFLALAFSFITVIFVRSENQRMLREIDSINNKIAEVTAQNQDVARQVNELSSYARVVQMAQEGGLEFNHNNRLYVKGN; encoded by the coding sequence ATGGCTAAAATAGTAAAAGTAAGAAAAAAGAGAACCTTAAGATTAGGAAGTGTTGCGGCACTTACTTTATTTCTTGCGTTAGCATTTTCATTTATTACCGTCATTTTTGTTCGGTCTGAAAATCAAAGAATGCTAAGAGAAATCGACAGTATCAATAATAAAATCGCTGAAGTAACAGCACAAAATCAAGACGTTGCACGACAAGTAAATGAATTGTCAAGTTATGCTAGGGTAGTTCAAATGGCTCAAGAAGGAGGGCTTGAATTCAATCACAACAATCGACTCTATGTTAAGGGTAATTAG